The following proteins are encoded in a genomic region of Arachis stenosperma cultivar V10309 chromosome 4, arast.V10309.gnm1.PFL2, whole genome shotgun sequence:
- the LOC130976673 gene encoding uncharacterized protein LOC130976673, whose amino-acid sequence MPCLYITTNLNLDGIDTNPIFSEATTAVSTIIGKPEKFVMVILKSSVPISFEGNKKAAAYAEIVSMGGINSEVKRKLIATIGTILETHLSIPTTRFFLKVFDTTAFRTNSKI is encoded by the exons ATGCCTTGCCTTTACATAACCACCAACCTTAACTTGGATGGAATTGACACTAATCCCATCTTTTCTGAAGCAACCACTGCTGTCTCCACAATCATCGGCAAACCTGAAAAG TTTGTGATGGTAATTTTGAAGTCATCAGTGCCAATATCATTTGAGGGAAACAAGAAAGCAGCTGCATATGCTGAGATAGTATCAATGGGTGGCATCAATTCAGAAGTGAAGAGGAAGCTTATTGCCACCATTGGCACCATTTTGGAGACCCACCTCTCTATCCCAACAACAAGATTTTTCCTCAAAGTCTTTGATACAACTGCATTTCGTACAAACTCCaaaatctaa